The Helianthus annuus cultivar XRQ/B chromosome 16, HanXRQr2.0-SUNRISE, whole genome shotgun sequence genome includes a window with the following:
- the LOC110917639 gene encoding rRNA-processing protein FCF1 homolog: MMDCLYAKCTPCITDCVMAELEKLGQKYRVVLRIAKDPRFERLPCTHKGPYADDCIVERVTLIQPLFILQDCDTVF; the protein is encoded by the exons ATGATGGACTGCTTATATGCTAAAT GCACTCCATGTATTACCGATTGTGTGATGGCTGAACTCGAGAAGCTCGGTCAGAAATATCGCGTTGTGTTAAG AATTGCCAAGGACCCTAGATTCGAAAGGCTTCCCTGCACTCACAAAGGACCTTACGCTGATGACTGCATTGTTGAAAGAGTTACGCTCATACAACCGCTTTTTATTCTTCAAGACTGTGATactgttttttaa
- the LOC110917638 gene encoding uncharacterized protein LOC110917638, whose protein sequence is MGSLENGVLPLKRDPLLKSLSRNERNSSFGQRPRSRFARFMVVKKLDYLQWICAVAVFIFFVFVFQMFLPLSTMEKAGEGFLKQKDDTFDGELKNLFQELSGLDFGEGVKFEPTRLLLKFQRGNKDFNDFNNFNNPSFEGSRKVVRFGNRKPQLAFVFADLLVDPQQVLMVSVAAALRSIGYEIEVYSLEDGPVHAVWKNIGVPVNIVEADNNTKIIIDWLNYDAILVNSLEAKDAISGLLQEPFKSLPLIWTVHEKALATRLKKYVSDDQHPLFDDWKTVFHRASVVVFPNHVLPMYYAAFDAGNYFVIPGFPSNACKLDNSMIVFEENLRGNMNIGAHDLVIAITGSQFLYKGLWVEHALVLQALSPLLAEFNADDSTSQHLRIIFLSQDLSGNYSAAIEEIASNLNYPNGTVNHATVDDDVYKILSVADLVIYGSFLEEQSFPDILVKAMCFEKPIIAPDLTVIKKYVDDKVNGYLFPKTDINVLTQIMLQLVSKRKPSSLSRNIASIGKHTAKNMMVLESVEGYASLIENVVNLPSEVASPRAVSEIPSNFKTEWQWRYFEDVSDSKYVNRSLRIDQFLNKLENRSNRTRKDGFADVSADDTFLYSIWEEEKSIQTALTKKRREDGELRDRSEQPRGTWEEVYRSAKKADRNKNDLHERDDGELERTGQQLCIYEPYFGQGAWPFLHSGSLYRGIGLSSKGRRSRTDDVDAPSRLPLLSIPYYRDALGDFGAFFAIANRVDRIHKNSWIGFSSWRATAKKASLSKTAEAALLDDIQARRHGDALYFWVRMDKDPRNPTQQDFWTFCDSINAGNCKFAFSEAFKKMYGVNDNSTYVPPMPVDEGSWSVMHSWSLPTKSFLEFVMFSRMFVDALDAQMYAEHHQSGFCYLSLSKDKHCYSRVLELLINVWAYHSARRMVYINPTTGKLEEQHNFKTRRGKMWVKWFNYKTLKSMDEDLAEEADSDHPNRRWLWPLTGEVFWQGLYEKERSQMRRQKEKRKQKSKDKILRIKNRTHQKAIGKYVKPLPDNETVNNLTPVLEAVKLLR, encoded by the exons ATGGGTTCTCTTGAAAATGGAGTATTGCCATTAAAAAGAGATCCTTTACTCAAATCTTTATCCAGAAATGAAAGAAACAGTTCATTTGGTCAAAGACCCagatcaagatttgcaagatttaTGGTTGTGAAGAAGCTAGATTACTTGCAATGGATTTGTGCAGTGGCTGTGTTCATCTTCTTTGTGTTTGTTTTTCAAATGTTCTTGCCACTATCCACTATGGAAAAAGCTGGTGAAGGTTTCTTGAAACAAAAAGATGATACCTTTGATGGGGAATTAAAGAATTTGTTTCAAGAATTAAGTGGATTGGATTTTGGTGAAGGTGTTAAGTTTGAGCCCACAAGGCTTTTGCTCAAGTTTCAAAGAGGAAATAAAGATTTTAatgattttaataattttaataatCCATCTTTTGAAGGTTCAAGAAAAGTAGTGAGATTTGGGAACAGAAAGCCCCAGCTTGCTTTT GTTTTTGCAGATCTGTTGGTTGATCCACAACAAGTGTTAATGGTTAGTGTTGCGGCTGCTTTAAGATCAATTGGGTATGAAATTGAG GTTTACTCGCTTGAAGACGGCCCTGTGCATGCTGTGTGGAAAAATATTGGAGTTCCAGTCAATATTGTGGAAGCCGACAACAATACAAAGATTATAATCGACTGGCTAAA CTATGATGCAATACTTGTCAATTCTCTTGAAGCAAAAGACGCAATTTCAGG CCTTTTACAGGAACCATTTAAATCATTACCACTTATATGGACCGTCCATGAAAAAGCACTTGCGACCCGTTTAAAAAAGTATGTATCGGATGACCAACATCCGCTGTTTGACGATTGGAAAACCGTATTTCATCGAGCTTCAGTTGTTGTTTTCCCCAACCATGTTCTACCG ATGTATTATGCTGCATTTGATGCCGGAAACTACTTTGTTATACCTGGATTTCCATCTAACGCTTGCAAATTAGATAACTCGATGATCGTTTTCGAAGAAAATCTCCGCGGGAATATGAATATTGGCGCTCATGATTTAGTTATTGCAATAACAGGAAGTCAATTTCTGTATAAAGGATTATGGGTGGAACATGCACTCGTTTTACAAGCTTTATCACCACTATTAGCGGAGTTTAACGCTGATGATAGTACGAGTCAACATCTTAGAATCATATTCTTGAGTCAAGATTTGAGTGGTAATTACAGTGCTGCCATTGAGGAAATTGCTTCGAATCTTAACTACCCAAATGGTACCGTAAACCATGCAACCGTTGACGATGACGTGTACAAAATTCTTAGCGTTGCGGATCTTGTGATATACGGATCGTTTCTTGAAGAACAATCTTTTCCCGACATTCTAGTAAAAGCAATGTGCTTTGAGAAACCGATAATAGCTCCTGACCTTACAGTAATAAAGAAATAC GTTGACGACAAGGTCAATGGCTACCTTTTTCCTAAGACGGATATTAACGTTTTAACGCAAATTATGCTTCAGTTAGTGTCTAAACGAAAACCGTCATCTTTATCTCGAAATATCGCATCAATCGGAAAACATACCGCAAAAAACATGATGGTTTTGGAATCCGTTGAAGGGTATGCTTCGTTGATAGAAAATGTCGTTAACTTACCTTCGGAAGTTGCGTCTCCAAGGGCAGTATCGGAAATTCCATCTAATTTCAAAACCGAGTGGCAGTGGCGTTATTTTGAAGATGTTTCAGATAGTAAATATGTAAATAGAAGTTTGAGGATTGATCAGTTTTTAAACAAGCTTGAAAACCGGTCGAACCGTACTCGAAAAGATGGGTTTGCTGATGTTTCGGCAGATGATACGTTTTTGTATAGTATTTGGGAAGAAGAGAAAAGTATTCAGACAGCGCTAACTAAAAAGAGAAGAGAAGATGGTGAG TTGAGGGACAGAAGTGAGCAACCTAGGGGAACATGGGAGGAAGTATATCGAAGCGCAAAGAAAGCCGACAGGAATAAGAATGATTTGCATGAGAGAGATGATGGGGAGCTTGAAAGAACGGGTCAACAGTTATGCATCTATGAACCTTATTTCGGTCAAGGAGCTTGGCCTTTTTTGCATAGTGGTTCACTTTATCGTGGTATTGGGCTG TCATCTAAAGGTCGAAGATCGAGAACCGATGACGTTGACGCACCTTCACGTCTTCCTCTTCTAAGCATACCTTATTACCGTGATGCCCTTGGAGATTTTGGCGCATTTTTCGCGATTGCAAACCGTGTTGATCGTATTCATAAAAATTCTTGGATTGGATTTTCATCATGGAGAGCTACAGCTAAGAAG GCTTCTTTGTCAAAGACTGCTGAGGCGGCTTTATTAGACGACATTCAAGCACGCAGGCATGGCGACGCACTATATTTTTGGGTTCGAATGGACAAAGATCCAAGAAACCCGACGCAACAAGATTTTTGGACATTTTGTGATTCTATAAACGCCGGAAATTGCAA GTTTGCTTTCTCGGAAGCGTTCAAGAAGATGTATGGGGTGAACGACAACTCGACGTATGTCCCTCCGATGCCTGTGGATGAAGGTTCGTGGTCGGTCATGCATAGCTGGTCTTTGCCCACCAAATCATTCCTTGAGTTCGTCATGTTTTCAAG AATGTTTGTGGATGCATTGGATGCGCAAATGTATGCGGAACATCATCAAAGTGGTTTCTGCTACCTAAGTTTATCCAAG GACAAACATTGCTACTCACGTGTTCTCGAGCTGCTTATAAACGTATGGGCATACCATAGTGCAAGACGAATGGTGTACATAAACCCAACAACCGGAAAACTCGAAGAACAACACAATTTCAAAACCCGAAGAGGGAAAATGTGGGTCAAATGGTTCAACTACAAAACCCTAAAATCCATGGATGAAGATCTTGCTGAAGAAGCCGACTCAGACCACCCTAACCGCCGGTGGTTATGGCCTTTGACCGGCGAGGTTTTCTGGCAAGGACTGTATGAAAAAGAAAGAAGTCAAATGAGACGACAAAAAGAAAAACGAAAGCAAAAGAGCAAAGATAAGATTCTACGGATTAAAAACCGAACACACCAAAAGGCTATCGGTAAGTATGTGAAGCCACTGCCTGATAATGAAACGGTCAATAACTTGACTCCGGTTTTAGAAGCCGTAAAGCTTCTTAGATAA
- the LOC110916193 gene encoding uncharacterized protein LOC110916193, with protein sequence MDPETEPTDQTTTTRILEINLISAQSLKIPKPLKPHRMHTYTIAWVDPKSKLRSHLDRVGSENPTWNEKFIFRVSPSFIYGDTSAVQFQIYACGFIKDYLIGNVRFLLSSSSLVSSKTGAVVGTPAFSALHIRRPSGRIHGVLNIAATVYECSDFAAFNGMSAVCFHDFVGEKSKSSGLSYRRREQRRLSWRLSPSYLSRVSSKKSEQSSSGAESSDCLIGDESTASSPAAVKESVEKVAGKKGWRSDGRGLLCGLMWQREFKLCPLDRDLVTSGGSDGKEDVKGGLNGCDLM encoded by the coding sequence aTGGACCCAGAAACCGAACCCACAGACCAAACCACAACAACAAGAATCCTAGAGATCAACTTGATCTCAGCCCAATCCCTCAAAATCCCCAAACCCCTCAAACCCCACCGTATGCACACCTACACTATCGCATGGGTCGACCCCAAATCCAAACTCCGAAGCCACCTCGACCGGGTCGGCTCCGAAAACCCGACATGGAACGAAAAATTCATCTTCCGTGTTTCACCAAGCTTCATCTACGGTGACACGTCAGCAGTCCAGTTCCAGATCTACGCTTGTGGATTCATCAAAGATTACTTAATCGGTAACGTACGGTTTCTGTTGAGCAGCAGTTCGTTGGTTAGTTCGAAAACCGGTGCGGTTGTTGGAACTCCGGCGTTCTCTGCGTTACATATCCGGCGACCGTCCGGGAGGATTCACGGCGTGCTTAATATTGCGGCGACTGTTTACGAGTGTTCGGATTTCGCGGCGTTTAATGGAATGTCTGCTGTGTGTTTTCATGATTTTGTCGGTGAGAAATCGAAATCGAGCGGTTTGAGTTATCGCCGCCGTGAGCAGCGGCGGCTGTCGTGGCGGTTATCGCCGTCGTATCTCAGCCGTGTGAGTTCGAAGAAGAGTGAACAGTCGTCGTCTGGAGCGGAGTCTAGCGATTGTTTGATCGGAGATGAGTCAACGGCGTCGTCTCCGGCGGCGGTTAAGGAGTCGGTTGAGAAAGTGGCGGGAAAGAAAGGGTGGAGATCGGACGGTAGGGGGTTGTTGTGTGGGCTGATGTGGCAAAGGGAATTTAAATTGTGTCCGTTGGATCGGGATCTGGTGACGTCAGGTGGATCTGACGGTAAGGAAGATGTAAAGGGGGGTTTGAACGGCTGTGATCTGATGTGA